One genomic region from Ignavibacteria bacterium encodes:
- a CDS encoding DUF2723 domain-containing protein, with amino-acid sequence MNKFFELLKKYYYLFTSFFVFLVYLNTIAPTVVAADAGELAAVQYTLGIAHPTGYPLFTIIGYLFLLIPLPFTPIFQANLLAAIWTSAAVAVFIRTVMFLLNNLSHFKSNRDESSNESDIPYWMKYFISISSGLFLAFSKTFWAQSTSIEVYSLHMLLFSLSFYYLLKAFCNKDEEKIISKEWILFAVFLALGFTNHMSIIFILPAAAYLFLVKYKFAGIKKILVMKLIFLPIVVLLYSYLPLRASMLPVMNWGNPSTLGAAVDHISGKLYHQFVLQTGRTFIEQLSVFFQAITINFDATDFKSNELGLVLLVSFFGIVTSFFHVRKLFIATILILITCVMFTAFYGIPDIDNYFLAAYFSLVLFSVIGLTTVTKIKIDSRMKCPALILIGTICLLSEIIFNHYRVDESVNYLFEDYTKAMMNSLDRGSIIMSSNSSFYFPALYYQFAEEFKTDIVVAEHLLLQQRWYYSQLKKSHPEVIQMDSASVRLDTKDRSIYVSQEIANLIQRGKFSLEEETRIIPDLFLYKIVNSDKYSPASKPDFKIRFSEKRTIPTVEVRNLIITMLLNRAIYELQYSKLNEAKSYLLKLHADFPEFEIPDDLRVLIENYSN; translated from the coding sequence GTGAATAAGTTTTTTGAATTGTTGAAAAAGTATTACTACTTGTTTACTTCTTTTTTTGTTTTTTTAGTTTACTTAAACACGATCGCACCAACAGTTGTTGCAGCCGATGCCGGTGAGTTAGCTGCAGTTCAATACACTCTTGGGATTGCGCATCCAACAGGTTATCCGCTTTTTACAATTATCGGATATCTTTTCTTGTTAATTCCTTTACCTTTCACTCCGATTTTTCAGGCGAATCTATTAGCAGCAATATGGACATCAGCGGCAGTTGCCGTGTTCATTCGAACGGTAATGTTTTTATTGAATAATCTTTCTCATTTCAAATCTAACCGAGATGAAAGCTCAAACGAAAGTGATATCCCGTATTGGATGAAATATTTCATTTCGATCAGCAGTGGATTGTTTCTCGCATTCAGTAAAACTTTTTGGGCTCAAAGTACATCAATTGAAGTGTACTCATTGCACATGCTTCTTTTTTCACTTTCATTTTACTATTTACTGAAAGCTTTCTGCAATAAGGATGAAGAAAAAATAATTTCCAAAGAATGGATTTTATTTGCGGTTTTTCTCGCTCTTGGTTTTACGAATCACATGTCAATTATTTTCATTCTGCCTGCAGCAGCTTATTTGTTTTTGGTCAAATACAAATTCGCTGGAATAAAAAAAATTCTTGTTATGAAATTAATATTTTTGCCCATTGTAGTTTTGCTTTATTCTTACCTTCCCTTACGCGCGTCAATGCTGCCTGTAATGAATTGGGGAAATCCATCCACACTGGGCGCTGCAGTTGATCACATTTCTGGAAAATTATATCATCAGTTTGTGCTTCAGACAGGCAGAACATTTATTGAACAACTTTCTGTTTTTTTTCAGGCGATTACAATTAATTTCGACGCGACTGATTTTAAATCCAATGAATTAGGTTTAGTACTTTTAGTTTCGTTTTTCGGAATAGTTACTTCTTTTTTTCATGTAAGAAAATTGTTTATTGCGACTATATTAATTCTAATCACTTGTGTAATGTTTACGGCTTTTTATGGAATTCCCGATATCGATAATTACTTTTTAGCAGCATATTTTTCACTTGTTTTATTTTCTGTGATCGGATTAACCACTGTTACTAAAATAAAAATAGATTCAAGGATGAAATGTCCTGCTCTGATTTTAATCGGAACAATCTGCTTACTTTCAGAAATTATTTTTAATCATTACCGTGTTGATGAAAGTGTAAATTACTTATTCGAGGATTACACTAAAGCGATGATGAATTCACTCGATCGAGGTTCAATAATCATGAGCAGCAATTCTTCATTCTATTTTCCTGCACTTTATTACCAGTTTGCTGAAGAATTCAAAACTGATATTGTTGTCGCTGAGCATCTTCTTCTCCAGCAGAGATGGTATTATTCGCAACTGAAAAAATCTCATCCGGAAGTAATTCAAATGGATAGTGCAAGTGTAAGACTTGATACCAAGGATCGATCGATTTACGTTTCACAAGAAATCGCTAATTTGATACAAAGAGGGAAGTTTAGTCTTGAAGAAGAGACGAGAATCATTCCAGATTTGTTTCTTTATAAAATTGTGAATTCAGACAAGTATTCGCCAGCATCGAAACCTGATTTCAAAATTCGTTTTTCCGAAAAAAGGACAATCCCAACTGTTGAGGTGAGAAATCTTATTATTACGATGCTGTTGAACCGAGCCATTTATGAATTGCAATACAGTAAGTTGAATGAAGCTAAATCGTATCTTTTAAAGCTCCATGCAGATTTTCCAGAGTTTGAAATTCCTGATGATTTAAGAGTTTTAATTGAAAATTATTCTAACTAA
- a CDS encoding DUF4258 domain-containing protein — translation MTQDILEFIKECVSHGRIFWTYHLNLRLSERFIPRSYIIASVSKYEIIESYPNDKYLPSYLVYSKHNNVIFHILFAVEEKNNNVRVITSYKPDNEKWEDDFKTRRIK, via the coding sequence ATGACTCAGGATATACTGGAATTCATCAAGGAGTGTGTCTCACATGGAAGGATATTTTGGACTTATCATCTTAATTTACGATTGAGTGAAAGATTCATACCAAGGAGTTATATAATTGCATCAGTGAGTAAATATGAAATTATTGAGAGTTATCCTAATGATAAATATCTACCGAGTTATTTAGTTTATTCTAAGCATAATAATGTGATTTTTCATATTTTATTTGCCGTAGAGGAAAAGAACAATAATGTGCGAGTGATAACTTCTTATAAACCTGATAATGAAAAATGGGAAGATGATTTTAAAACTAGGAGAATCAAATGA
- a CDS encoding YgiT-type zinc finger protein — translation MKCHECGAEFEKLITDLPFKVKQDSIVIIKKLPIYQCTNCREYLIEDETMEMVDKHLNKIDKSVELEILSFAN, via the coding sequence ATGAAATGTCATGAATGTGGAGCTGAATTTGAAAAATTGATTACTGATTTACCATTTAAAGTAAAACAAGACTCAATTGTGATAATCAAAAAACTTCCTATCTACCAGTGCACGAATTGCAGAGAGTATCTTATTGAAGACGAAACGATGGAAATGGTTGATAAACATCTGAATAAGATAGATAAAAGTGTGGAACTTGAAATATTAAGCTTCGCAAATTGA
- a CDS encoding nucleoside deaminase: MDEFMQAAIDEAKKGLAEGGIPIGSVIVHNGQIIGQGHNRRIQNGSPILHGEMDAFENAGRLSASVYKNSVLYTTLSPCSMCSGAILLYEIPKIIIGENINFMGEEELLTSRGVQIEVLQNAECINLMSEFIKTHPKLWFEDIGN; the protein is encoded by the coding sequence ATGGACGAGTTCATGCAAGCTGCAATCGATGAAGCGAAAAAAGGATTGGCCGAAGGAGGAATTCCAATCGGTTCGGTGATTGTACATAATGGTCAAATCATCGGACAGGGACACAACCGCAGAATCCAAAACGGAAGTCCGATTCTTCACGGTGAAATGGACGCATTTGAAAATGCAGGACGTCTTTCAGCTTCTGTATATAAAAATAGTGTTTTGTATACAACTCTCTCCCCTTGCTCAATGTGCAGCGGAGCAATTCTTCTTTATGAAATTCCGAAAATCATTATCGGGGAGAATATAAATTTTATGGGTGAAGAAGAACTGCTCACATCACGAGGCGTTCAAATTGAAGTATTGCAAAATGCAGAGTGCATTAATTTGATGTCTGAATTCATTAAAACTCATCCAAAACTTTGGTTCGAAGATATTGGGAATTAG
- a CDS encoding GNAT family N-acetyltransferase: protein MLPKVKLEPISIEHAVEIQSLVTSHPDIAKFTRMPEPYPENGAVDWINYVVPRHHSGDEYCFIIKNEAGHIVGCCGLIVDKQKNEAELGYWIGYKFWDQGFASAAIREALHFAFDKMNFVRVHAHSLERNKTSQSVLEKNSFRFIGTKSNTNSKWNSDDQIMFYEITIDEWRKLHLSC, encoded by the coding sequence ATGCTTCCAAAAGTAAAACTCGAGCCAATTTCAATCGAACATGCGGTAGAGATTCAATCGCTCGTTACGAGTCATCCTGATATCGCGAAGTTTACTCGAATGCCCGAGCCATATCCTGAAAATGGAGCGGTCGATTGGATTAATTATGTAGTACCTCGGCATCATTCAGGTGATGAATATTGTTTTATTATTAAAAACGAAGCTGGACACATTGTCGGCTGCTGCGGTTTGATTGTCGACAAACAGAAAAACGAAGCTGAGCTTGGATATTGGATAGGATATAAATTTTGGGATCAAGGATTTGCTAGCGCTGCAATCCGTGAAGCGTTGCACTTTGCCTTTGATAAAATGAATTTCGTGCGAGTTCATGCACATTCACTAGAACGAAATAAAACCTCTCAATCGGTGCTGGAGAAAAACTCATTCAGATTTATTGGAACAAAATCAAACACCAATTCAAAATGGAATTCAGACGATCAGATCATGTTTTATGAAATAACAATTGATGAGTGGAGAAAACTACATTTGAGTTGTTAG
- a CDS encoding creatininase family protein, which translates to MSSRNYILNELTWKTAQHTKYEVAILPWGSTEPHNYHLPYSADTIQSQYITEESARKAWEKGAKVIVLPTIPIGVNSGHLNLNMTLNINPSTQLKILRDVLYSVQQHSVKKFVIINGHGGNDFKLLIRELKLEFKDMFIGLINWYKVNEGHNFFNEPGEHGGEMETSNLMVIKPELVLPTNEAGDGNEKKSKIKGLRESWVWTPRDWDKITEDTGLGNPKKATKEKGAAYLNSLTNQISEFLYELSQAKIDEIY; encoded by the coding sequence ATGTCATCACGCAATTATATCCTCAATGAATTAACTTGGAAAACTGCTCAGCATACAAAATATGAGGTAGCAATTTTACCATGGGGTTCAACGGAGCCGCATAATTATCATCTTCCATATTCAGCAGACACAATCCAATCACAATACATTACTGAAGAATCTGCGCGCAAAGCTTGGGAGAAGGGAGCGAAAGTAATTGTACTTCCAACAATTCCAATCGGAGTGAATTCCGGGCACTTAAATTTGAATATGACGCTGAATATTAATCCATCAACACAATTAAAAATTCTTCGGGATGTTCTTTACTCGGTTCAACAACATAGCGTAAAAAAATTTGTGATTATAAACGGACATGGCGGCAATGATTTCAAATTGCTCATTCGTGAATTAAAATTAGAATTCAAAGATATGTTTATCGGTTTGATAAATTGGTACAAAGTCAATGAAGGTCATAATTTTTTCAATGAACCCGGTGAACATGGCGGAGAAATGGAAACAAGCAATTTGATGGTGATAAAACCTGAACTCGTATTACCCACAAACGAAGCCGGGGATGGAAATGAGAAGAAATCAAAAATTAAGGGATTGAGAGAAAGTTGGGTTTGGACTCCCAGAGATTGGGATAAAATCACAGAGGACACTGGTCTTGGAAATCCGAAAAAAGCAACAAAAGAAAAAGGGGCAGCTTATTTGAATTCATTGACTAATCAAATAAGTGAATTTCTTTATGAATTATCTCAAGCTAAAATTGATGAGATTTATTAA